The proteins below are encoded in one region of Sulfolobus sp. A20:
- a CDS encoding OsmC family protein, producing the protein MDSQISDVVKRVRDDIKKLKDAKAHFRVNTTLINGFHVEASVRGFKLTIDEPESLGGSNKGPNPVELLLISLGSCQCIVFQVYASELGINIKRLSVTVDGELDPKGFLGISQVQAGFTDIKYTIDIETDADPERVKRLKELVELHCPVLSTLTTPAKITSSLRVNGEVVY; encoded by the coding sequence ATGGACTCGCAAATTTCGGATGTGGTTAAAAGGGTTAGAGATGATATAAAAAAGTTGAAAGACGCTAAAGCTCATTTTAGGGTTAATACTACTTTAATTAATGGATTTCATGTGGAAGCATCTGTGAGGGGATTTAAATTAACTATAGATGAGCCTGAAAGTTTAGGAGGAAGTAATAAGGGACCTAATCCAGTAGAGTTACTTTTAATATCCTTAGGTTCTTGCCAATGCATAGTTTTTCAAGTCTACGCTTCTGAGTTAGGAATTAATATAAAGAGGTTAAGTGTAACAGTCGATGGAGAACTAGATCCTAAAGGGTTCCTAGGTATTTCACAAGTTCAAGCGGGATTTACGGATATAAAATACACAATTGATATTGAAACTGACGCTGATCCAGAGAGAGTGAAAAGATTAAAGGAATTAGTAGAGTTACATTGCCCAGTTCTTTCAACGTTAACTACACCCGCTAAGATTACGTCCTCACTAAGAGTCAATGGAGAGGTAGTATATTAA